One genomic segment of Scylla paramamosain isolate STU-SP2022 chromosome 11, ASM3559412v1, whole genome shotgun sequence includes these proteins:
- the LOC135104666 gene encoding uncharacterized protein LOC135104666 — translation MSSPEPTRYMWQQHTSFRHRHHSRQLWHCHNPRDARKDFYTEISDETKALGFLRRHELLDEEQCVSPCHHCGGEMKDARKRRRNGEFMPVLRCKNSGCQTFRSLHRGNVFFHFTDLNNKLNCKLSLCQILELIFYFIGDLSYDLAQSLTGRGTEAICDWFNKCREVCIAIVSVQIRGQMVGTEEKPVQIDEARFAGRRKYNRSRMLQGDRAPNSIDSEAEVNSNRNHGRRIDGVWVFGLKKGSDCRYFYVERRDHETLQPIIQREVAEGSVIHSDEWRAYSNLNQLNFRHFSVNHQQNYVIPTLEHIHKKLKDHGLTRRFVY, via the exons ATGTCTAGTCCCGAGCCAACAAGGTACATGTGGCAACAGCACACTTCATTCCGCCACAGACATCATTCCAGACAGCTTTG GCATTGCCACAACCCTCGAGATGCTCGCAAAGACTTCTACACCGAAATCAGTGACGAAACTAAAGCACTGGGATTTTTAAGAAGACATGAACTTTTGGATGAAGAACAATGTGTTTCACCGTGTCATCATTGTGGCggagagatgaaggatgctcggaaaagaagacgaaatgGCGAATTTATGCCCGTTCTTCGTTGCAAAAACAGTGGATGTCAAACTTTTCGTTCATTACACAGAGGCAATGTATTCTTTCACTTCACAGATTTAAATAACAAACTAAATTGCAAGCTCTCTCTTTGCCAAATTTTAGAATTGATCTTTTATTTCATAGGAGACCTCTCTTATGATTTGGCTCAAAGTTTAACTGGTAGAGGAACTGAAGCAATATGCGATTGGTTCAACAAGTGCAGAGAAGTTTGTATAGCGATTGTTTCAGTCCAGATTCGTGGTCAAATGGTGGGCACTGAAGAAAAGCCTGTGCAAATTGATGAAGCACGCTTTGCAGGACGTAGAAAATACAATAGAAGTCGAATGTTGCAAGGAGACAGGGCTCCAAATTCAATAGACAGCGAAGCTGAAGTGAACAGTAATCGTAACCATGGAAGGCGCATTGATGGTGTTTGGGTGTTCGGTTTGAAGAAAGGGTCAGATTGCCGATATTTTTACGTCGAAAGAAGAGATCATGAGACACTTCAGCCAATTATTCAGCGAGAAGTCGCTGAAGGCTCAGTAATCCATTCCGACGAATGGAGAGCTTACTCTAATTTAAACCAACTCAATTTTCGTCATTTTTCCGTAAATCATCAGCAAAATTACGTCATCCCAACACTGGAGCACATACACAAGAAACTGAAAGATCATGGCTTGACAAGAAGATttgtatattga